The Vibrio quintilis DNA window TCGCTTTGTTTTTATGCTGAGAACGCTCATCCTGACACTCCACCACAGTGCCTGTCGGTAAGTGAGTGATCCGAATTGCAGAATCAGTCGTGTTCACGTGCTGACCTCCCGCTCCGGATGAACGGAAAGTATCTATTTTCAAATCTGTTGATTTAATTTCAGGAATATCTGCTTCCGGGATTTCAGCCATGACCGCAACTGTACAGGCAGAAGTATGCACTCTTCCCTGAGACTCTGTTGCTGGAACCCGTTGTACCCGGTGGCCACCTGACTCAAATTTCAGAATACCGTATGCACCATCGCCATTGACTTTCGCGATCATTTCTTTATAACCGCCATGTTCCGCCTCATTGCAGGACATCACTTCAATGCGCCAGCCCTTTCTTTCCGCATACCGGCTGTACATACGGAACAAATCACCAGCAAAAATACCCGCTTCATCACCACCGGCACCGGCACGAATTTCAAGGAAACAATTTCGTTCGTCATTTGGATCTTTTGGCAACAATAATATCTGCAATTCATCCGTTAAGCGTTCAATCGCAGCTTTTGCTTCTTCCTGCTCTTCCTGCGCCATTTCACGCATTTCTGCGTCATCTTCCTTAGCCATTTCTTCAGCTGCGGCTAAGTCTTCCTGCGCCTGTTGATATCCCTGAAAGCATTTCGTCACTTCTTCAAGCTGAGAATACTCTTTCGACAGCGTCCGGAACTTATCCTGATCACCAATGATTTCAGGATCACCCAATAAGTGCTGAACCTCTTCATAACGCTCAACGAGCGTTTCCAGTTTTTCTAAAATTGACGCTTTCATAATTTCTTCTTTTGCTGAAATAGATAGATGTTTTACAGGTCATCCAGACCTAAACTTTGTCTGATTATGGCTAATTTAGCTGGTTCCCCCTGCTCAGCAGCCACCTGAAGCGCACGGGTCGGAATATGAATCAACTTATTGGTCAGTTTATAACTCAGTTCATGAAGCACTTTTTCCGGGTCGCCCCCGGAAGACAATGCCTGCAGACTTTTATTCAGCAGGTCTTCACGAATCTGATTGGCAGAATTACGGTAATCCCGGATACTGTCTACTGCCTGTAAGGAACGCACCCAGTTGATAAAGGAGGCACTTTCTTCGTCGACAATCGCTTCTGCCTGAATGGCTTCTAATTTCCGCTGTTCAATATTACTGTCTACTATCGACTGTAAGTCATCAACACTGTATAAGTAGACATCACTCACATCAGAAACTTCTGCTTCAACATCCCGCGGGACAGCAATATCAACAATTAACATCGGCTGATAGCGCCGGGTTTTAATCGCTTTCTCAACCATCCCTTTCCCGATAATAGGTAAAGGACTCGCAGTTGAAGTAATCACAATATCAGCCTGTGCCAGATAATCAGGAATCTCCTGAAGACGCAGTACCTGAGCGTCAAATTCCTGAGCTAAAGCCATCGCCCGTTCTCTGGTCCGGTTGGCAACCATCATATGTTTGCAACCATTCCCGGCTAAATGCCTTGCTACAAGTTCAATCGTCTCTCCGGCACCAACCAGAAGAACGGTAGAATCAGAAAGTGATTCAAATATATGTTTGGCTAATGTGCAGGCTGCATAAGCAACTGAAACAGCATTACCACCGATCTCAGTTTCCGTCCGGACCCGCTTAGCCACTGAAAATGCTTTCTGAAATAATTTATCGACTGAGGAATCAATCGCTTCCAGCTCCCGGGACTCAGAATAAGCCTGCTTCACCTGCCCCAGAATTTGTGGCTCCCCCAGAATCAATGAATCCAGGCCACAACAAACACGCATCAGGTGGCGTATTGCTGCCTGCTCTTCGTGAATATAAATACTTGGATTCAGTTCCTGGCTATCGACCTGATGAAACTCTGATAACCATTGAATTAATTGATCTTTTAATGCTGGTTTAACTTCACAATACAGCTCCGTACGGTTACATGTAGAGAGAATCACACTCCCTTCAACACCGTTATGTGTACGAAGTTGCTCCAGCGCATCCTGCAGCTTATCCGGGCCAAACGCAACTTTCTCACGCAGGGCCAGTGGTGCCGTATTATGATTGATACCGATAGCAAACAAGGACATGAATTGGGAATACTCTGATCACAGTCATCATTAGAAGTAAGTCGGGAATTTTACTGTATGCCCTTATTGATGAAAAGAGTTTACAGGATTTGTTTTTATTACTTCGTGACATCAATGATATAGTATTTGTTATCTTTTTATGTTTTTTGGTAATAACGACGCCGTATGATTCGCCAGATAATCCTTTGGATCACGTCTCTGATTATTCTCAGCGGATGTGGAAGCCTGCAACAAGTACAGACTCCTGTTGAGTGGAGATCTCATCAGGAGCAGTTAAAACAGATCGATACATACAGTCTTTCCGGTAAGCTGGGATACATCTCCCCGGAAGAGCGTCGTTCTTTCAACTTTCAATGGAAAAGACACGCCAGTCAAAATCAACTGCGTTTATCTACTTTTCTGGGCCAGACGGTATTGAAAATAGATATCAATAAAAGCCTTGCCAGGGTTGAAACCTACGAAGGTAAAATATATACCGACAAATCTCCGGAAGCGTTAATTGAAAAACTCACCGGGCTGAATATCCCTTTAAGTCCATTGAGTGCATGGATTCTCGGGTTACCGGCAATGGCCGATCACTTTACCCTGAACTCTAATCACACCCTTGATACCCTCAACAAAGAGCTCGGAAAAAAACAGTGGCTGGTTAAATATGATGACTATACGGATGTAGATTACCGGCAAACTCAACTTCCTCTGCCATCAAAATTATCCCTGAAACAGGGGCAGACAAAAATTAACCTCCGGATTTCTCAATGGAAAGTCACCCAATGATCACGACATGGCCATCCCCGGCAAAGTTAAACCTGTTTTTATACATCACCGGTCAGCGCCCGGATGGTTATCATCATCTGCAAACACTCTTTCAGTTTCTTGATTATGGAGATGAACTCACCATTGAAGTAAATTCAACCGGTGAAATTTCTGTCAGCCCTGAAATAGAGGGATTAGAACAGCAGGATAATCTGATCTGGAAAGCTGCAAATAAATTGAAAAACCTGAGTCAATGCCCGCTTGGCGCCAATATTACATTGCAAAAAAAACTGCCGATCGGTGGTGGTATTGGCGGAGGCTCATCCAATGCTGCAACAACACTGGTTGCGCTGAATTATCTATGGAACACAGGAATTACAGAGGATGAACTGGCAAATATTGGATTATCTTTAGGGGCTGATATTCCGGTTTTTGTGAAAGGATATGCAGCTTTTGCCGAAGGTGTGGGCGAAGAACTCACACCGGTAGAACCCGGTGAAAAATATTATCTTGTGGTCAGACCCGATGTCAGTATTTCGACAGGCGTCATTTTTTCGCACCCGGAATTAACAAGAAACACGCCAAAGCGAGCGCTGACCAAGCTTTTGAATACCCCTTACGGAAACGATTGCGAAAAAATTGTCCGAAAGCTTTATCCAGAGGTTGATAAGAAACTTTCATGGCTGCTACAATACGCGCCGTCAAGATTGACAGGAACAGGATCATGTATTTTTGCGGAGTTTACAAGTAAAAATGATGCACTACATGTTCTTGCTCAAATGCCTGAGGATGTCTCCGCATTTATTGCACAGGGATGTAATTTATCGCCCCTGAAGAAGACGTTGCTCAGTTATCAATCAGCTCACACCAAATCAACTTAAACACTGGACGCAACCCTGAGGTTTCCACCGTGCCTGACATGAAGCTTTTTGCTGGTAACGCAATTCCCGAACTAGCCCAACGTATTGCTGATCGCTTATACATTTCTCTTGGTGATGCAACTGTTTCCCGTTTTTCAGATGGAGAAGTCGCAGTTCAAATCAATGAGAACGTACGAGGTAGCGACGTATTCATTATTCAATCAACTTGTGCTCCGACCAACGACAACCTGATGGAACTGGTCGTTATGATTGATGCAATGCGCCGTGCTTCAGCAGGCCGTATTACAGCGGTTATTCCTTACTTTGGATATGCCCGTCAAGATCGACGAGTCCGCTCCGCCCGTGTGCCAATCACAGCTAAAGTCGTTGCAGATTTTCTGTCAAATGTTGGCGTCGATCGTGTATTAACGATTGATCTTCACGCAGAACAAATTCAGGGTTTCTTTGATGTGCCTGTTGACAATATTTTCGGTACGCCGGTACTTCTTGAAGATATGAAAGCCCGTAGCCTGGAAGATCCTGTTGTTGTATCACCGGATCTGGGTGGCGTTGTTCGTGCACGCGCAACGGCCAAAGCGCTGGGAGACATCGATATTGCCATCGTTGACAAACGTCGCCCGAGAGCAAATGTATCAGAAGTAATGAACCTGATTGGTGATGTTGACGGAAGAGACTGTGTCATCGTTGATGATATGATCGATACCGGCGGCACATTATGTAAAGCAGCTGAAGCCTTGAAAGAGCGTGGAGCAAAACGTGTTTTTGCATACGCAACGCATGCTGTTTTCTCCGGTAATGCAGCTCACAATATCAAGAGCTCAGTACTGGACCAGGTCATTGTGACAGACTCTGTTACTTTATCAAAAGAAATGCAGGCGACAGGAAAAGTGTCGCAGCTAACATTGTCGACAATGCTGGCTGAGGCCATTCGCCGTATCAGCAATGAAGAGTCTATCTCTGCAATGTTCAGCTAAATCAATCTGAATCCGAATATCAAAAACACCACATGATTGAATGTGGTGTTTTTTTATTCTCTGAGAACATGCTCACAAGTTTGGGTATGTCAAATATTGTGCTATGATACGGCGCTTTTAAGTTCCAAAGAGGGCCATATTGTGAGTCTTCCGATAAAGTTACTTGTTGGGCTGGCAAACCCCGGCCCTGAATATGCGAGAACAAGACATAATGCAGGTGCCTGGATTATAGAAGAGCTCGCCCGGGTCCATCATGTTGTATTAAAAAATGAATCAAAATTTTATGGCCTGACAGGACGGGTTATCGTGCATAATCAGGATCTTCGCTTGTTGATTCCAACAACATTCATGAATTTATCCGGGAAAGCCATTGCAGCATTAGCCAAATTCTATCAGATAAAACCAGAAGAAATCATGGTTGCCCATGATGAACTTGACCTCCCTCCCGGAGTCGCTAAGTTTAAAATGGGTGGTGGACATGGTGGTCATAATGGCCTCAAAGATACCATCAGTAAGTTAGGCAATAATAAAGAATTTTACCGCCTCAGAGTGGGTATAGGACATCCGGGACACAGAGATCAGGTCACAGGTTATGTTCTGGGGAAAGCGCCTCAGAAAGAGCAGGAGTGTCTGGATGCAGTTGTCGATGAGTCTGTCCGGTGTCTGGACATTTTACTGAAAGATGGTTTAACGAAAGCACAAAACCGTTTACATACATTCAAAGCAGAATAGGGTTATAGTCATGGGTTTTAAATGTGGCATTGTTGGTCTTCCTAATGTTGGTAAATCAACGCTTTTTAATGCGCTTACTAAAGCAGGAATTGAAGCAGCAAACTTTCCTTTTTGTACAATTGAGCCCAATACCGGCATCGTTCCGGTACCAGATACTCGTCTTGATGCTTTGGCAAACATTGTCAACCCTGAACGAGTATTGCCGACAACCATGGAGTTTGTGGACATCGCGGGTCTGGTCGCTGGTGCATCCAAAGGGGAAGGTTTAGGAAATAAATTCCTTGCGAACATTCGGGAAACCGATGCGATTGGGCATGTTGTTCGTTGTTTTGAGAATGAAAATATCGTCCATGTTTCTGGCAAAGTGTCACCAATTGAAGATATAGAAGTCATTAACCTGGAACTTGCGCTTGCAGATTTAGATGCCTGTGAAAGAGCAATTCAGCGCCAGTCAAAAAGAGCAAAAGGTGGCGATAAGGTCGCAAAATTTGAAATCACTGTCCTCGAGAAACTGTTGCCGGTACTCACTGAAGGTGGCATGGCGCGTAGTGTTACTCTGACGAAAGAAGAAAATGCTGCAATTGCTTACCTGAACTTTCTGACACTCAAACCAACCATGTATATCGCTAATGTTAACGAAGATGGTTTTGAGGACAATCCATACCTGGATGCAGTAAAAGAATTTGCCGCTAAAGAAAATAATGTTGTTGTTGCAGTCTGTGCAGCAATTGAAGCAGAAATGGCAGAGCTGGACGACGATGATCGCGATGAATTTCTTGCTGATTTGGGCATAGAAGAGCCGGGGCTGAACCGGGTAATACGTTCAGGCTATGAACTGCTTGATTTGCATACCTATTTCACTGCAGGTGTAAAAGAAGTCCGCGCATGGACAATCCCTGTCGGTGCAACAGCCCCTCAGGCCGCTGGTAAAATTCATACTGATTTTGAACGGGGCTTCATCCGGGCTGAAGTTGTCGGTTATGATGATTTTATTCAGTTCAATGGTGAATCAGGCGCAAAAGAAGCAGGAAAGTGGCGTCTTGAAGGAAAAGACTACATTGTTAAAGATGGTGATGTGGTTCATTTCCGATTTAATGTCTAAGCCACATGACAATTTGCAGGGAGCTTACCAAAGCTCCCTGAACCATTAGAAACAGCTAAGTTCAGTTCAGCTCCTCGATTCAGTTTTTTGAAAAAACCCGGGGTTAAAAACGGGTGAATTTGCTAATAAACAGCCAGCTTTGCTCAAAAAAAAAACGAACGATTAATTTATACAAATTTATTCAAAAAAACTATTGACGCTCTTGCACCATATCCGCATAATGCGCTCCGTTCTTGAGAATATACATATGTATATTTCAGCAAAAGAATATAGATGGCTACGTAGCTCAGCTGGTTAGAGCACATCACTCATAATGATGGGGTCACAGGTTCAAATCCCGTCGTAGCCACCATTTAATACTGACTGTGAGTTCGTATTAATATTTGCGGAAGTGGCGAAATTGGTAGACGCACCAGATTTAGGTTCTGGCGCCGCAAGGTGTGAGAGTTCAAGTCTCTCCTTCCGCACCATATTTCAGTGTTTTGAGTATTTCTCGAAATGCATTGCAGGTCTATCGCCAAGTGGTAAGGCAACGGGTTTTGATCCCGTCATCCCCTGGTTCGAATCCAGGTAGACCTGCCAATTTTTCGTTCTCTTTTTAAGAATAGAAAAAAGAGATTGAAACAAAGAGTCGGATTTATTATATTGTTCCGCTCTGAAAGTGGCTACGTAGCTCAGCTGGTTAGAGCACATCACTCATAATGATGGGGTCACAGGTTCAAATCCCGTCGTAGCCACCATTTTATTCTCACTACTTTGCGGTGGTGGCGGAATTGGTAGACGCGCTAGCTTCAGGTGCTAGTGTCCGTTAGGACGTGAGGGTTCAAGTCCCTCCCTCCGCACCAAAGTGAGAATAAATGATTACAGGTCTATCGCCAAGTGGTAAGGCAACGGGTTTTGATCCCGTCATCCCCTGGTTCGAATCCAGGTAGACCTGCCATATTTATGTTGTTTAGTCAATTGACTGGACGATGCATTAAAATCTGTTATTTTTGAAATAAATTTTCGGAAAC harbors:
- the prfA gene encoding peptide chain release factor 1; protein product: MKASILEKLETLVERYEEVQHLLGDPEIIGDQDKFRTLSKEYSQLEEVTKCFQGYQQAQEDLAAAEEMAKEDDAEMREMAQEEQEEAKAAIERLTDELQILLLPKDPNDERNCFLEIRAGAGGDEAGIFAGDLFRMYSRYAERKGWRIEVMSCNEAEHGGYKEMIAKVNGDGAYGILKFESGGHRVQRVPATESQGRVHTSACTVAVMAEIPEADIPEIKSTDLKIDTFRSSGAGGQHVNTTDSAIRITHLPTGTVVECQDERSQHKNKAKAMSVLAARLAQAEEARRAAEVSDTRRNLLGSGDRSDRIRTYNYPQGRVSDHRINLTLYRLAEVMEGDLDSLLEPILQEHQADQLAALAEQN
- the hemA gene encoding glutamyl-tRNA reductase: MSLFAIGINHNTAPLALREKVAFGPDKLQDALEQLRTHNGVEGSVILSTCNRTELYCEVKPALKDQLIQWLSEFHQVDSQELNPSIYIHEEQAAIRHLMRVCCGLDSLILGEPQILGQVKQAYSESRELEAIDSSVDKLFQKAFSVAKRVRTETEIGGNAVSVAYAACTLAKHIFESLSDSTVLLVGAGETIELVARHLAGNGCKHMMVANRTRERAMALAQEFDAQVLRLQEIPDYLAQADIVITSTASPLPIIGKGMVEKAIKTRRYQPMLIVDIAVPRDVEAEVSDVSDVYLYSVDDLQSIVDSNIEQRKLEAIQAEAIVDEESASFINWVRSLQAVDSIRDYRNSANQIREDLLNKSLQALSSGGDPEKVLHELSYKLTNKLIHIPTRALQVAAEQGEPAKLAIIRQSLGLDDL
- the lolB gene encoding lipoprotein insertase outer membrane protein LolB, which encodes MIRQIILWITSLIILSGCGSLQQVQTPVEWRSHQEQLKQIDTYSLSGKLGYISPEERRSFNFQWKRHASQNQLRLSTFLGQTVLKIDINKSLARVETYEGKIYTDKSPEALIEKLTGLNIPLSPLSAWILGLPAMADHFTLNSNHTLDTLNKELGKKQWLVKYDDYTDVDYRQTQLPLPSKLSLKQGQTKINLRISQWKVTQ
- the ispE gene encoding 4-(cytidine 5'-diphospho)-2-C-methyl-D-erythritol kinase is translated as MESHPMITTWPSPAKLNLFLYITGQRPDGYHHLQTLFQFLDYGDELTIEVNSTGEISVSPEIEGLEQQDNLIWKAANKLKNLSQCPLGANITLQKKLPIGGGIGGGSSNAATTLVALNYLWNTGITEDELANIGLSLGADIPVFVKGYAAFAEGVGEELTPVEPGEKYYLVVRPDVSISTGVIFSHPELTRNTPKRALTKLLNTPYGNDCEKIVRKLYPEVDKKLSWLLQYAPSRLTGTGSCIFAEFTSKNDALHVLAQMPEDVSAFIAQGCNLSPLKKTLLSYQSAHTKST
- a CDS encoding ribose-phosphate pyrophosphokinase, whose amino-acid sequence is MPDMKLFAGNAIPELAQRIADRLYISLGDATVSRFSDGEVAVQINENVRGSDVFIIQSTCAPTNDNLMELVVMIDAMRRASAGRITAVIPYFGYARQDRRVRSARVPITAKVVADFLSNVGVDRVLTIDLHAEQIQGFFDVPVDNIFGTPVLLEDMKARSLEDPVVVSPDLGGVVRARATAKALGDIDIAIVDKRRPRANVSEVMNLIGDVDGRDCVIVDDMIDTGGTLCKAAEALKERGAKRVFAYATHAVFSGNAAHNIKSSVLDQVIVTDSVTLSKEMQATGKVSQLTLSTMLAEAIRRISNEESISAMFS
- the pth gene encoding aminoacyl-tRNA hydrolase — its product is MSLPIKLLVGLANPGPEYARTRHNAGAWIIEELARVHHVVLKNESKFYGLTGRVIVHNQDLRLLIPTTFMNLSGKAIAALAKFYQIKPEEIMVAHDELDLPPGVAKFKMGGGHGGHNGLKDTISKLGNNKEFYRLRVGIGHPGHRDQVTGYVLGKAPQKEQECLDAVVDESVRCLDILLKDGLTKAQNRLHTFKAE
- the ychF gene encoding redox-regulated ATPase YchF, with product MGFKCGIVGLPNVGKSTLFNALTKAGIEAANFPFCTIEPNTGIVPVPDTRLDALANIVNPERVLPTTMEFVDIAGLVAGASKGEGLGNKFLANIRETDAIGHVVRCFENENIVHVSGKVSPIEDIEVINLELALADLDACERAIQRQSKRAKGGDKVAKFEITVLEKLLPVLTEGGMARSVTLTKEENAAIAYLNFLTLKPTMYIANVNEDGFEDNPYLDAVKEFAAKENNVVVAVCAAIEAEMAELDDDDRDEFLADLGIEEPGLNRVIRSGYELLDLHTYFTAGVKEVRAWTIPVGATAPQAAGKIHTDFERGFIRAEVVGYDDFIQFNGESGAKEAGKWRLEGKDYIVKDGDVVHFRFNV